The Leptospira sp. WS39.C2 genome contains a region encoding:
- a CDS encoding tetratricopeptide repeat protein: protein MAQEIQTLFNEAVRLERNGEWERAETQYKTLLEKDPNYHLALQNLGVIYAKQGKHAEAIPLFSKAYKLHANVKNSYNLAVSLYKHEETEKAISFLKQTLTYEKKFISAHLLLAQAYQKLGNDEKTEVYLNNVIRIEPNHKSALGGLAMFYYERNRFPESLKMIERYLILYPGNAQLKIIQSEILAKQGNYKASANLLTTMVKEDIGFTHFNESLQSTWQEDDAIAKESLERIQSKAKKKLKEFKTKLELSKENPDEFSPPDPQEALDLSLLYLFNGNPEKAMQYLVFAQKMKENADSDGTS from the coding sequence ATGGCACAGGAAATTCAGACTCTCTTTAATGAAGCAGTGCGATTGGAACGAAATGGTGAGTGGGAACGTGCCGAAACCCAATATAAAACTTTATTAGAAAAAGATCCAAATTACCACTTAGCTTTACAAAACTTGGGAGTGATTTACGCCAAACAGGGAAAACACGCTGAAGCAATTCCCCTTTTTTCAAAGGCATACAAATTACATGCGAATGTAAAAAACAGTTATAACTTGGCAGTTTCCCTCTACAAACATGAGGAAACAGAAAAAGCCATCAGTTTCTTAAAACAGACTTTAACTTATGAAAAAAAATTCATTTCTGCCCATCTCTTACTTGCGCAAGCCTACCAAAAACTAGGGAACGATGAGAAAACAGAAGTGTATTTGAATAATGTAATCAGAATTGAACCGAACCATAAATCAGCTTTAGGAGGGCTTGCGATGTTTTATTACGAAAGGAATCGTTTTCCAGAAAGTTTAAAAATGATAGAACGTTATTTGATTTTATACCCAGGGAATGCCCAATTAAAAATCATCCAATCTGAAATTTTAGCCAAACAAGGAAACTATAAAGCCTCCGCAAATTTACTGACTACCATGGTAAAAGAAGATATAGGATTCACTCATTTTAATGAAAGCCTTCAATCAACTTGGCAGGAAGACGATGCAATTGCAAAAGAAAGTTTGGAACGCATCCAATCCAAGGCAAAAAAGAAACTAAAAGAATTTAAAACGAAATTAGAACTATCTAAAGAAAATCCTGATGAATTTTCCCCTCCAGATCCACAAGAGGCTTTGGATTTGAGTTTGTTGTATCTTTTCAATGGAAACCCAGAAAAAGCGATGCAGTATTTAGTATTTGCACAAAAGATGAAGGAAAACGCAGATTCAGACGGAACTTCCTAA
- a CDS encoding septal ring lytic transglycosylase RlpA family protein, which yields MQRLILITILLWFVSCSSADATRRDYSASGDPEDIFFERSQKSKPNNANGSNDPVAKSIMDDLDAKSKPTTAQADLPVKKPTTQFDEVGLSSWYGQKFQGRPTASGEPFDRMKMTGAHRTLPIGTVVKIQNLENQKEAVVRINDRGPFVDERIVDVSEKTAEILEFKDKGITKVGIKVLKKGEDEFADDLDDSDLLDDAPTKPEKLTPVKPGVAKPTTAVKGFTVQVGVFQEKERAVKYQETMKSEYNQTVYVTPRDGKYVVQVGDFSDRSKAESLKSKLKYDGIDCFIATR from the coding sequence ATGCAAAGACTCATACTCATTACCATTCTATTGTGGTTCGTGTCCTGCAGTTCAGCAGATGCGACGAGACGAGATTATAGTGCTTCTGGAGATCCAGAGGACATTTTTTTCGAACGATCACAAAAATCGAAGCCGAACAATGCCAACGGATCAAATGACCCAGTTGCTAAGTCCATTATGGATGATTTGGATGCCAAATCGAAACCAACGACGGCACAAGCGGATTTACCTGTCAAAAAACCGACGACTCAGTTTGATGAAGTGGGCTTATCTTCTTGGTATGGACAAAAATTCCAAGGCCGACCAACAGCTAGCGGAGAACCCTTCGATCGCATGAAAATGACGGGGGCACATAGAACCCTTCCCATTGGAACCGTTGTTAAAATCCAAAACTTAGAAAACCAAAAAGAAGCGGTTGTTCGAATCAATGATAGAGGACCATTTGTGGATGAAAGGATTGTAGATGTTTCCGAAAAAACAGCTGAAATCTTAGAATTCAAGGACAAAGGAATCACTAAAGTTGGGATTAAGGTTTTAAAAAAAGGCGAAGATGAATTTGCAGATGACCTGGATGATTCTGACCTTCTTGATGATGCTCCAACAAAACCTGAAAAACTGACTCCAGTAAAACCAGGTGTCGCAAAACCGACCACAGCAGTAAAAGGTTTTACAGTACAAGTTGGTGTCTTCCAAGAAAAGGAAAGAGCCGTTAAATACCAAGAGACAATGAAATCGGAGTACAACCAGACAGTATACGTCACTCCAAGAGATGGCAAATACGTCGTTCAAGTAGGAGATTTTTCAGACCGATCAAAGGCAGAATCTCTTAAATCAAAATTGAAATACGACGGTATTGATTGTTTTATCGCAACCCGTTAG
- a CDS encoding SpoIIE family protein phosphatase — MSESTLSVDHILTNYYTFGSLIVTVLLAVLTTFFFSLKDKTVATKHMGLACLFLCLFQFGYLLGAFYYHPIASYHRWITGGFIIFGITHFGQFFFRFPDNRDYKAANIIQYILHAIAIVVVLWFLVTVSQGERKYHFTAHHWDFNSEGASRLLSLFIAGYSFINFLVLPGYRIFHVEKEKRGTLFIMLIAALIAAVVPNITNVMSRDGAMERSTYLTALVLLFTFTFFIITITFINNSTERTTFMVKIVGISFVTILLIMQAFSYLVDQEKELSFDNTAIQKALRVAEGGERSKDILFVIEYDSNGQNLKKAYLPSSVTLDLPLVQADLYNTALYDEVVSIGETEYRSSLSSLLEKTPYYFEGYKNAILHYLEENSDLEGNELKTEVSKLIEKLNKRTFINTNKLADIDPELFCEEGVKYIEKVKNVDTFRDSILKHVKECKWDGKEISGRDLKVEMLKFFRYFKPDLTRHYRKDLDGLSHYVAYMTYDAKKKINREVGFNYRDYRNYMHKSAKLELVILAIVMIVLLVVFPLFFRSALVNPLYALLAGVEKVNQGNLEVEVPIKVNDEIGFLAESFNGMVSSIRDARRELQDYAENLEEKVKERTKELQEKMDEIHRLKVQQDGDYFLTSLLAKPLFFNANKSENIRCDFFVHQKKTFEFRNKTGDLGGDICITGNLKLGKPDDFRRFTMVMNGDAMGKSMQGAGGSLVMGVVMNSIMARSAGNKRILNRTPEEWLTDVYEEVNAVFKSFSGTMVISATVMLIDDETGKVWYFNAEHPYSILYRDGKASFIESELKLRKLGLDSEYAFEVQTFQLLPGDQLILGSDGRDDIDLTPDEDVRTINEDETMVLRFVEESDGDIFEVERLVKSTGDITDDISMLSVVFKSEKSPIHHSSSKDEISDQPIDDFFDTPGDDWDEALTTSGAFEEGKALYQNGEIERAITVMKKAFLADPYNQKLNKFLGLVSYKGKEYDIAAKVLTEFLKENEGSGEYWYYLAMSEKKLGNYERALKAAQEALKYDPENFQNLINLADVSRLLGNVDRALTYVTRAQSIDPTNKNVVKLSKLLEKATSLN; from the coding sequence ATGAGTGAAAGCACATTATCCGTTGACCACATACTAACAAATTATTATACATTCGGTAGTTTAATTGTCACTGTCCTCCTTGCGGTCTTGACTACTTTCTTTTTCTCATTAAAAGACAAAACCGTAGCCACAAAACACATGGGATTAGCCTGTTTGTTTTTGTGTTTGTTTCAGTTTGGATACCTTTTGGGAGCCTTTTATTACCATCCTATTGCATCCTACCATCGTTGGATCACTGGTGGATTTATCATTTTTGGAATCACCCACTTTGGACAATTTTTCTTTCGTTTTCCAGACAATCGCGATTACAAAGCAGCAAACATCATCCAGTACATTTTGCACGCAATTGCTATCGTTGTAGTTCTGTGGTTTCTTGTTACCGTTTCACAAGGAGAAAGAAAATACCACTTCACTGCACACCATTGGGATTTTAATTCCGAAGGTGCAAGCCGATTACTAAGTTTATTCATAGCAGGTTATTCTTTTATCAACTTCCTTGTTTTACCTGGTTATAGAATCTTTCACGTTGAAAAGGAAAAACGTGGCACTCTTTTCATCATGTTAATTGCTGCATTGATTGCAGCAGTTGTTCCTAACATCACAAATGTAATGAGCCGTGATGGGGCGATGGAAAGGTCTACTTACCTCACAGCTTTGGTGCTTTTATTCACATTCACATTCTTTATTATCACCATTACATTCATCAATAACAGTACAGAACGTACAACGTTCATGGTAAAAATCGTTGGTATTTCTTTTGTAACCATTTTACTTATCATGCAAGCTTTTTCATATTTGGTGGACCAGGAAAAGGAACTATCCTTTGACAATACTGCCATCCAAAAAGCACTACGTGTTGCAGAAGGTGGAGAAAGATCAAAGGACATCCTATTTGTCATTGAATATGATTCCAACGGGCAAAATTTAAAAAAAGCTTACCTGCCTTCTAGTGTTACATTGGATCTACCACTTGTCCAAGCTGACTTATACAATACAGCTTTATATGATGAAGTGGTGTCTATAGGGGAAACGGAATACCGAAGTTCTCTTTCTTCACTTTTAGAAAAAACTCCTTATTATTTTGAAGGTTACAAAAATGCAATCCTCCATTATCTTGAAGAGAACTCTGATTTAGAAGGAAACGAACTAAAAACAGAAGTTTCTAAACTCATTGAAAAATTAAACAAACGAACTTTCATCAATACCAATAAATTAGCTGATATTGATCCTGAATTGTTTTGCGAAGAAGGTGTCAAATACATCGAAAAAGTCAAAAACGTAGATACGTTCCGCGATTCCATACTCAAACATGTAAAAGAATGTAAATGGGATGGAAAAGAAATTTCTGGACGTGATTTAAAAGTGGAGATGTTAAAGTTTTTCCGCTACTTTAAACCAGACTTAACTCGTCACTATCGAAAAGACTTAGACGGACTTTCGCATTACGTAGCTTATATGACGTATGATGCAAAAAAGAAAATCAATCGTGAGGTTGGTTTTAATTATCGCGATTACCGAAATTACATGCATAAATCTGCGAAGCTTGAACTTGTAATCCTTGCTATCGTGATGATTGTCCTTTTAGTTGTGTTTCCTTTATTTTTTCGATCAGCCCTTGTAAATCCACTTTATGCACTACTTGCAGGGGTAGAAAAAGTAAACCAAGGAAATTTAGAGGTCGAAGTTCCCATTAAGGTAAATGATGAAATTGGATTTTTGGCCGAATCTTTTAATGGTATGGTGTCATCCATCCGAGATGCCAGAAGAGAACTCCAAGATTATGCAGAAAACTTAGAAGAAAAAGTAAAAGAAAGAACGAAAGAACTCCAAGAAAAAATGGATGAAATCCATCGTTTGAAAGTACAACAAGATGGAGATTACTTTCTTACATCCCTTCTCGCCAAACCTTTGTTCTTCAATGCCAATAAGTCAGAAAACATTCGTTGTGATTTTTTTGTTCATCAAAAGAAAACCTTTGAATTCCGAAACAAAACGGGAGACTTAGGTGGTGATATTTGTATCACAGGTAACTTAAAATTAGGAAAACCTGATGACTTCCGACGCTTTACCATGGTGATGAATGGTGATGCTATGGGTAAGTCGATGCAAGGTGCAGGTGGATCACTAGTTATGGGAGTTGTGATGAATTCCATCATGGCCCGTTCTGCTGGTAATAAACGTATTCTCAATAGAACACCAGAAGAATGGCTAACAGATGTTTATGAAGAAGTCAATGCTGTCTTTAAATCCTTTAGTGGAACCATGGTGATCTCGGCAACTGTTATGCTCATCGATGACGAAACAGGGAAAGTATGGTATTTTAATGCGGAACACCCTTACAGCATTCTTTACAGAGATGGAAAAGCAAGTTTCATTGAAAGTGAATTAAAACTCAGAAAATTAGGTCTTGATTCGGAATATGCATTCGAAGTACAAACATTTCAACTATTACCAGGTGACCAACTTATACTCGGATCCGATGGTAGAGATGATATCGATTTAACTCCTGATGAAGATGTGAGAACCATTAATGAAGATGAAACGATGGTTTTACGATTTGTTGAGGAATCTGACGGAGATATATTTGAAGTAGAACGCTTAGTAAAAAGTACAGGAGATATCACAGATGATATTTCTATGTTGAGTGTTGTCTTTAAAAGTGAAAAATCCCCTATCCATCATTCTTCTTCTAAAGATGAAATTTCAGACCAACCAATTGATGATTTTTTCGATACTCCAGGGGACGATTGGGATGAGGCACTCACAACTTCAGGTGCGTTTGAGGAAGGAAAAGCCCTTTACCAAAATGGTGAGATCGAAAGAGCAATCACAGTGATGAAAAAAGCATTCCTTGCTGATCCATACAACCAGAAACTGAATAAATTTTTAGGCCTTGTGAGTTACAAAGGTAAAGAGTATGATATTGCCGCAAAAGTATTAACCGAGTTTTTAAAAGAAAACGAGGGATCTGGGGAATATTGGTACTACCTAGCAATGTCCGAAAAAAAACTTGGGAATTATGAAAGAGCACTCAAAGCAGCTCAAGAAGCATTAAAATATGACCCAGAAAATTTTCAAAACCTAATCAACTTAGCGGATGTTAGTCGATTGTTAGGTAATGTTGACCGAGCTCTTACTTATGTAACAAGAGCACAGTCAATTGATCCAACCAACAAAAACGTTGTAAAACTTTCAAAACTATTAGAAAAAGCAACTAGCCTCAATTAA
- a CDS encoding DUF2147 domain-containing protein, with translation MNLRIVLSIWAVVLLFSTTLFGQDASVALGRYLPPEKDSVIEIFKCGDKYCGKTVCIKDNAYPEKEKDKGIPGTPYLDHNNEDPKLRTRPNLGMVFITGFDYVGEGVYKNGKIYNPRDGKTYCGKFTALDGGNRLDLKGTLCSITFIGKTNNWVKLGSMNLDDSRWDCTFKTKK, from the coding sequence ATGAATTTAAGAATTGTATTAAGTATATGGGCTGTTGTACTTCTTTTTAGTACTACGTTATTTGGGCAAGATGCTAGTGTAGCATTAGGAAGATACCTTCCACCTGAAAAAGATTCGGTCATCGAAATTTTTAAGTGTGGTGATAAGTATTGTGGGAAAACAGTTTGTATCAAAGATAACGCATACCCTGAAAAAGAAAAAGATAAAGGAATTCCTGGAACTCCTTATTTAGATCACAATAACGAAGATCCTAAACTCAGAACTCGTCCGAACTTAGGAATGGTTTTTATCACAGGTTTTGACTATGTTGGAGAGGGTGTTTATAAAAACGGTAAAATTTACAATCCACGTGATGGAAAAACATACTGTGGAAAATTCACAGCTCTTGATGGTGGAAACCGTTTAGATCTTAAAGGAACACTTTGTTCCATCACCTTTATTGGAAAAACTAATAATTGGGTAAAACTAGGTTCAATGAACTTGGATGATTCTCGTTGGGATTGTACTTTTAAAACTAAAAAATAA
- the dcd gene encoding dCTP deaminase, which produces MILTGKEILKRLGSDIKIEPYDENLLNPNSYNLRLHEDLLVYSEFPLDMKKPNPVEKLKIPGEGLLLEPGKLYLGRTIEFTETHNLVPMLEGRSSIGRLGMFVHITAGFGDVGFKGFWTLEIQVTHPLRVYSGVQICQIFYHTVEGEISEYKSGKYQANQGIQPSLLYKDFEKK; this is translated from the coding sequence TTGATTTTAACTGGAAAAGAAATTTTAAAAAGACTAGGCTCTGATATTAAAATCGAACCTTATGATGAAAATCTGTTAAACCCAAACTCATATAACTTACGATTACATGAAGACTTATTAGTTTATTCTGAATTTCCATTGGACATGAAAAAACCTAATCCAGTGGAAAAGTTAAAAATACCTGGAGAAGGACTTTTATTAGAACCAGGAAAGTTATACTTGGGTCGAACCATAGAATTTACAGAAACACATAATTTGGTTCCTATGTTGGAAGGTAGGTCTTCTATCGGTAGGCTTGGAATGTTTGTCCATATCACGGCTGGCTTTGGTGATGTTGGTTTTAAAGGTTTTTGGACTTTGGAAATCCAAGTCACTCACCCTTTAAGGGTTTATTCCGGAGTTCAAATTTGCCAGATCTTTTATCATACGGTGGAAGGGGAAATCAGTGAATACAAATCAGGGAAGTACCAAGCGAACCAAGGGATTCAACCTTCTTTGTTGTATAAAGATTTTGAAAAAAAATAA
- a CDS encoding enoyl-CoA hydratase-related protein, which produces MNTVSLQTIDSYVAFIELNRPEAKNAISVQFLEELHNCILEVKKGKFRTLVITGVGDSFCSGADLKERKNMKEEEVKRFLHKINICFTDLSNLTIPTIAAINGYAFGGGLELALSCDIRYASELAIMGLTETKLGIIPGAGGTQRLPRIVGESIALEWIVSGRKITSSDALNRGLVSKVVKPEDLKESSLALAREISESAPIAVSAAKKAVRQGFPLSMESALKWEQYCYSETFTTKDRLEALQAFAEKRKPIFKGE; this is translated from the coding sequence ATGAACACTGTCTCCTTACAAACCATAGATTCTTATGTAGCATTTATCGAGTTGAACAGGCCAGAGGCAAAAAATGCCATTTCTGTTCAATTTTTAGAAGAGTTACACAATTGTATTCTTGAAGTCAAAAAAGGAAAATTTCGTACTCTTGTAATTACGGGAGTCGGTGATTCCTTTTGTTCTGGTGCTGACCTAAAAGAACGAAAAAATATGAAAGAGGAAGAAGTAAAACGTTTCCTCCATAAAATCAATATTTGTTTTACCGATTTATCAAATTTAACAATCCCAACAATCGCAGCAATAAATGGATATGCATTCGGAGGTGGACTAGAATTGGCTCTTTCATGTGATATTCGTTATGCGAGTGAACTGGCAATTATGGGATTAACAGAAACAAAACTGGGAATCATACCTGGAGCAGGTGGGACACAAAGATTACCAAGAATTGTGGGAGAATCAATCGCTTTAGAATGGATTGTTTCTGGAAGAAAAATAACCAGCTCGGATGCCCTAAACCGAGGTTTGGTCTCGAAAGTAGTGAAACCTGAGGATCTCAAGGAATCTTCTCTTGCCTTAGCAAGGGAGATATCGGAATCTGCACCTATAGCTGTTTCTGCTGCTAAAAAAGCAGTTCGTCAAGGATTTCCATTGTCAATGGAATCCGCACTGAAGTGGGAACAATATTGTTATTCTGAAACGTTTACAACAAAAGATAGGTTAGAAGCATTACAAGCGTTTGCTGAAAAAAGAAAACCTATATTTAAGGGAGAATGA
- a CDS encoding VOC family protein has translation MIIVEGIGHVSIPVSQLDTSIDFYRDIFDFEVETKKATEAILSLDSFRIRLVKAEVSDRTLPILSFVMDVDDFTEAISELEEKNVKIIKGPEGTDSGESLTFADPSQNLIEIFYSN, from the coding sequence ATGATTATTGTAGAAGGCATTGGCCACGTCAGTATCCCCGTCTCCCAACTCGACACCTCTATCGATTTTTACAGGGACATTTTTGACTTCGAAGTGGAGACAAAGAAGGCTACTGAGGCAATTCTTTCTCTCGATTCGTTCCGAATTCGATTGGTGAAAGCAGAAGTTTCAGATAGAACACTTCCCATCCTAAGTTTTGTGATGGATGTGGATGATTTTACAGAAGCTATCAGCGAATTAGAAGAAAAGAACGTAAAGATCATCAAAGGACCAGAAGGAACCGATTCTGGAGAAAGCCTTACCTTTGCTGATCCAAGCCAAAATTTAATCGAGATTTTTTACTCAAACTAA
- a CDS encoding MFS transporter, whose amino-acid sequence MSQPLTHPLHTIQKERAIIFILAALQFLHILDFVIMMPLGPVFMQSFKIDAAAFGLLVSSYSISAGVFGLIGALFLDSFDRKLSLLVLFFGFSFGTFLCAFANNYLFFLVARIIAGGFGGMIGATVLSIIGDIIPVFRRGTATGVVMGSFSVASVVGVPFGLELADRFGWHFPFLSLGIAGFLILPFAYKLLPSIRYHLDSDVKVKQSQIKSLVEVIQKKEHFPPFIFMVFLMFGGFTVIPFLSPFLVSNVGLSIKQIPYIYFFGGLATFFTSRYIGKLADRYGKFHIYQIVTLIAILPVIAVVTLTKTSVPIVLIVTTFFMIFVSGRMVPAFAMVTSAVEPRNRGSFMSVNSAIQQIASGAASYVAGLIVVQNSDQIFENYEIVGMISVFSLLFSIYLAKKIKIAS is encoded by the coding sequence ATGAGCCAGCCGTTAACTCATCCCTTACATACCATCCAAAAAGAAAGAGCCATTATTTTTATCCTAGCGGCACTCCAATTTTTGCACATATTAGATTTTGTGATCATGATGCCTCTTGGTCCAGTATTCATGCAAAGTTTCAAAATTGATGCAGCAGCCTTTGGTTTGTTAGTATCATCTTATTCCATCAGTGCAGGTGTTTTTGGACTGATCGGTGCTTTATTTTTAGATTCATTTGATCGTAAATTGAGTTTGTTAGTACTATTTTTTGGATTTTCGTTTGGAACTTTTTTATGTGCATTTGCCAATAATTATTTATTCTTTTTGGTCGCGCGGATCATTGCTGGTGGATTTGGAGGAATGATTGGAGCAACTGTTCTTTCGATCATAGGAGACATCATTCCCGTATTTAGAAGAGGGACAGCTACTGGAGTTGTGATGGGTTCTTTTTCTGTTGCATCGGTTGTCGGAGTTCCTTTTGGATTAGAGTTGGCTGATCGATTCGGATGGCATTTCCCCTTTTTATCGTTAGGTATCGCAGGTTTTTTAATATTACCATTTGCTTATAAACTTTTACCATCCATACGATACCATCTTGATTCCGATGTAAAAGTCAAACAATCGCAAATCAAATCATTAGTCGAAGTGATTCAGAAAAAGGAACATTTTCCACCATTCATATTCATGGTCTTTTTGATGTTTGGTGGTTTTACTGTGATTCCATTTTTAAGTCCGTTTTTAGTTTCAAATGTTGGATTGAGTATTAAACAAATCCCTTACATTTATTTTTTTGGGGGTCTTGCAACATTTTTTACAAGTCGATACATTGGAAAGTTAGCTGATCGATATGGAAAATTTCATATTTATCAAATCGTTACTTTAATTGCAATTCTTCCTGTGATAGCCGTTGTGACTCTTACGAAAACATCGGTTCCCATTGTATTAATTGTGACTACATTTTTTATGATTTTTGTATCTGGTAGGATGGTGCCAGCTTTTGCTATGGTTACATCAGCTGTTGAACCTAGAAATCGTGGGAGTTTTATGTCGGTTAATTCTGCGATTCAACAAATTGCATCTGGTGCCGCATCGTATGTAGCTGGTTTAATTGTTGTCCAAAATTCTGATCAAATTTTTGAAAATTATGAAATTGTTGGAATGATTTCCGTATTCAGTTTATTGTTTAGTATATATCTAGCTAAAAAAATTAAAATTGCAAGTTGA